In Papaver somniferum cultivar HN1 chromosome 1, ASM357369v1, whole genome shotgun sequence, a genomic segment contains:
- the LOC113287901 gene encoding transcription termination factor MTERF2, chloroplastic-like, translating into MLLFPQHQQQHTSINGFRCFFLIHKNPNFFPSLLIPATTIRHSNSLSITSSSIHHNQTAMNKIEEEDDDENNTKLNPLEIHRKHNSKSTSFLLKRLSPQHPEEDADDDEEEEGMSEDEKVKLLELSLVRRKTPQFPGSIYLPQSPPPTATAASTPPLYRLFRDTDIEEDDEMLLKALEIRRKVTSEILKEALRNGKFSITYSTNLVSYLPDYIDYIMIEAASMKSLPEFSHSTFNSRAKTFIQNSNVVPLIRWFKHNSLTYPQIGKLICMSCEKLEAIKELVQWLKGIYVKGEALGVVLVKAGTNVLGRSLEELDDSMDYLERNGVRKEWMGFVVSRCPRVLSYTPEEIISRVSFFRDMGMDKRDFGTMVFGCPRAFGYSSLEEMRSKVNYLKEFGLTEEEVGKLLAFKPQLMSCSIEERWKPLVKYLYYLGVRRDGMRRILTLKPMVFCVDLESTIAPKVRFLQDIGIREDAVGGVLVKFPSFLTYSLYKKIRPVVIFLLTKAGVTRKDIGKVIALGPELMGCSIVDKLEVNVKYFLSLGIPLHSLGEMIADFPMLLRYNIEVLRPKYRYLRRTMVRPLQDTIEFPRFFSYSLDGKIIPRHKLLIENRVNFKLRNMLAISDEEFIRRVEDAVERRRIFESGLAMENLLNSEPQQKDSGTEESQVDSGYRQDGEVPRLSPSPV; encoded by the exons ATGTTGTTGTTTCCGCAACACCAACAGCAACATACTTCCATTAATGGCTTCCGTTGTTTCTTCCTCATCCATAAAAACCCCAACTTTTTCCCATCCCTCCTTATACCCGCTACCACCATTAGGCATTCAAACTCACTGTCCATCACTTCTTCATCCATTCACCATAACCAAACTGCTATGAATAAaatcgaagaagaagacgacgaCGAAAACAATACCAAACTAAACCCACTTGAAATTCATCGCAAACACAACTCAAAGTCTACTTCGTTTCTTCTCAAACGTCTCTCCCCTCAACACCCAGAAGaagatgctgatgatgatgaagaagaagaaggaatgagTGAAGATGAAAAGGTAAAGCTTTTGGAATTATCTTTAGTCAGAAGAAAAACCCCTCAATTTCCAGGTTCTATTTACTTACCTCAATCGCCTCCTCCTACTGCTACTGCTGCTTCTACTCCACCACTTTATAGACTATTTAGAGATACTGatattgaagaagatgatgaaatgtTACTGAAAGCTCTTGAAATTAGGAGAAAAGTTACTTCAGAAATTCTCAAGGAAGCATTGAGAAATGGGAAATTTAGTATTACTTACTCAACTAATTTGGTTTCTTATTTGCCTGATTACATTGATTATATAATGATTGAAGCTGCTTCTATGAAATCATTACCTGAATTTTCACATTCTACTTTCAATTCCCGTGCTAAGACATTCATACAAAACTCCAATGTCGTGCCTCTTATCAG GTGGTTCAAGCACAATTCATTGACTTATCCACAAATTGGGAAGCTTATATGCATGTCATGTGAGAAGCTTGAGGCTATTAAGGAATTGGTTCAATGGTTGAAAGGAATTTACGTCAAAGGCGAAGCTCTTGGTGTTGTGCTTGTCAAGGCAGGAACGAATGTTTTGGGACGTAGTCTGGAAGAATTGGATGATAGCATGGATTATCTTGAGAGAAATGGAGTTAGAAAGGAGTGGATGGGTTTTGTTGTTAGCAGGTGTCCAAGGGTTTTATCTTACACGCCGGAAGAGATTATATCACGCGTGAGCTTCTTCAGGGATATGGGTATGGATAAAAGGGATTTTGGTACTATGGTTTTTGGCTGTCCCAGGGCATTTGGCTACTCTTCTCTTGAGGAAATGCGATCTAAG GTTAACTACCTTAAAGAGTTTGGCCTCACAGAAGAAGAGGTTGGAAAATTGCTAGCATTCAAGCCACAGTTGATGAGTTGTAGCATTGAGGAAAGGTGGAAACCTCTTGTTAAGTATTTGTATTATCTTGGAGTTCGTCGAGATGGAATGAGGAGGATTCTTACGTTGAAACCAATGGTATTTTGTGTTGATCTTGAGTCAACTATTGCCCCAAAG GTGCGGTTTTTGCAAGACATAGGCATTAGGGAAGATGCCGTTGGTGGTGTGCTAGTGAAGTTTCCATCATTTCTAACATATAGCCTCTACAAGAAAATCCGTCCAGTG GTCATTTTCTTGCTGACAAAAGCGGGAGTTACGCGGAAGGATATAGGGAAAGTGATAGCCCTAGGACCTGAGCTGATGGGATGCAGCATTGTTGATAAGCTTGAGGTTAATGTTAAGTACTTCTTGTCTTTGGGTATTCCTCTTCATTCCTTGGGAGAGATGATTGCAGATTTTCCTATGCTGCTAAGGTACAATATAGAAGTTCTTCGTCCCAAGTACCGGTACTTGAGGAGAACCATGGTACGGCCATTGCAAGATACCATCGAGTTCCCTAG GTTTTTCAGCTATTCCCTTGATGGTAAAATAATTCCACGGCACAAACTTCTTATTGAGAACCGAGTCAATTTTAAGCTACGAAACATGTTAGCGATCAGTGATGAGGAATTTATTAGAAGGGTGGAGGATGCAGTTGAAAGACGAAGAATCTTTGAATCTGGTCTTGCTATGGAGAATCTTCTTAACAGTGAGCCTCAACAAAAGGATAGTGGCACAGAGGAATCTCAAGTTGACAGTGGTTATAGACAAGATGGTGAAGTCCCAAGGCTCTCTCCTTCTCCAGTATAG
- the LOC113287911 gene encoding phosducin-like protein 3 isoform X1: MVFSFITCRAHSLWLDVSAKVTCTWEVCPPFARTNTDRNSFSGSEEEKINRREQKNKGRRRRPVIKSSRKLLRNSCRRRKKEKKTIGVDSIVETRARLLRLLKYISMGDYHFIYKDVEGRTTQWDDIQTKLGNLPPKPAPFKPPAFTPAEDESSKPKDKAWLDNKTEQDLEDLEDDPELDDDRFLEEYRKQRLAEMREAAKIAKFGSVMPISGADFVREVSQAPSDVWVVVCLYKEGIAECGVLLRCLDELATRYPATKFVKIISTECIPNYPDRNVPTILVYNNSAVKGTYVGSHQFGRRCTPEAVALILCQSDPVLNDGQSSSESSRDAVLDQVRRNFIEKVVTEREDADDGYNSD; the protein is encoded by the exons ATGGTGTTTTCCTTTATAACGTGCCGTGCCCACAGCTTATGGTTAGATGTGTCAGCTAAAGTAACCTGCACGTGGGAAGTATGTCCTCCATTTGCTCGAACAAACACCGATAGAAATTCATTTTCTGgatctgaagaagaaaaaataaatagacGAGAGCAGAAAAACAAGGGGAGGAGAAGAAGACCAG TGATTAAAAGCTCGAGAAAATTGTTAAGAAATAGTTGCAGACgacgaaagaaagagaagaagacgaTTGGGGTTGATTCGATCGTCGAAACAA GAGCGAGATTACTGAGGCTGTTAAAGTATATATCAATGGGTGATTATCACTTTATATACAAGGATGTTGAAGGAAGGACGACACAGTGGGACGATATACAAACAAAGTTGGGCAATTTACCTCCAAAGCCTGCTCCATTCAAACCCCCTGCTTTCACCCCAGCAGAAGATGAGAGTTCGAAACCAAAGGACAAAGCTTGGCTAGATAATAAAACTGAACAAGACCTTGAGGATCTCGAAGATGATCCTGAACTTGATGATGACCGTTTCCTCGAAGAATACAG AAAGCAAAGACTAGCAGAGATGAGAGAAGCTGCCAAGATAGCAAAGTTCGGATCTGTAATGCCGATATCAGGTGCAGATTTTGTTCGCGAGGTCTCCCAGGCCCCATCAGACGTTTGGGTAGTAGTGTGTTTGTACAAAGAAGG AATTGCAGAGTGTGGGGTACTCTTACGGTGCCTGGATGAACTAGCTACAAGATACCCAGCAACGAAATTCGTCAAAATAATATCTACAGAATGCATTCCAAACTACCCAGATCGTAATGTTCCTACTATTTTGGTTTACAATAACAGTGCTGTCAAAGGAACATATGTAGGATCACATCAGTTTGGACGGAGGTGTACTCCTGAAG CTGTTGCATTAATCCTCTGCCAATCCGATCCTGTACTTAATGATGGGCAGAGTTCAAGTGAATCATCTAGAGATGCAGTCCTCGATCAAGTCCGCAGAAACTTTATTGAGAAGGTCGTGACAGAGCGTGAAGATGCAGATGATGGATACAATAGTGATTAG
- the LOC113287911 gene encoding phosducin-like protein 3 isoform X2, with translation MGDYHFIYKDVEGRTTQWDDIQTKLGNLPPKPAPFKPPAFTPAEDESSKPKDKAWLDNKTEQDLEDLEDDPELDDDRFLEEYRKQRLAEMREAAKIAKFGSVMPISGADFVREVSQAPSDVWVVVCLYKEGIAECGVLLRCLDELATRYPATKFVKIISTECIPNYPDRNVPTILVYNNSAVKGTYVGSHQFGRRCTPEAVALILCQSDPVLNDGQSSSESSRDAVLDQVRRNFIEKVVTEREDADDGYNSD, from the exons ATGGGTGATTATCACTTTATATACAAGGATGTTGAAGGAAGGACGACACAGTGGGACGATATACAAACAAAGTTGGGCAATTTACCTCCAAAGCCTGCTCCATTCAAACCCCCTGCTTTCACCCCAGCAGAAGATGAGAGTTCGAAACCAAAGGACAAAGCTTGGCTAGATAATAAAACTGAACAAGACCTTGAGGATCTCGAAGATGATCCTGAACTTGATGATGACCGTTTCCTCGAAGAATACAG AAAGCAAAGACTAGCAGAGATGAGAGAAGCTGCCAAGATAGCAAAGTTCGGATCTGTAATGCCGATATCAGGTGCAGATTTTGTTCGCGAGGTCTCCCAGGCCCCATCAGACGTTTGGGTAGTAGTGTGTTTGTACAAAGAAGG AATTGCAGAGTGTGGGGTACTCTTACGGTGCCTGGATGAACTAGCTACAAGATACCCAGCAACGAAATTCGTCAAAATAATATCTACAGAATGCATTCCAAACTACCCAGATCGTAATGTTCCTACTATTTTGGTTTACAATAACAGTGCTGTCAAAGGAACATATGTAGGATCACATCAGTTTGGACGGAGGTGTACTCCTGAAG CTGTTGCATTAATCCTCTGCCAATCCGATCCTGTACTTAATGATGGGCAGAGTTCAAGTGAATCATCTAGAGATGCAGTCCTCGATCAAGTCCGCAGAAACTTTATTGAGAAGGTCGTGACAGAGCGTGAAGATGCAGATGATGGATACAATAGTGATTAG